Proteins from a single region of Oncorhynchus tshawytscha isolate Ot180627B linkage group LG03, Otsh_v2.0, whole genome shotgun sequence:
- the LOC112246581 gene encoding keratinocyte differentiation factor 1-like codes for MPGHSTGAPQKSRHDKQHRGHSTRADGYKQGHTISRDRIASQESYKDAHADHNTWEQYNGDHTRHSEGQQGRRGAPSTRHVNGRGSETLGFIPGSADSPQSTNACGSCASMGWSGCKALLCCVLTCGFCGSRDLCLPVNNESSTEHPSKADPEQPHPPNGVSKPTCGIPLESSIKPSKQPSKLPPSDSFRYKDVRIGGQTVVYPTSSSGPKRTRTGGKGDSQRPVSNTSTIYSREDLDLDDLRDSGTDIDSLITKKLLELYALHQIDQLAKCTSDSSFSRKTNEISELICSIAQDYNLEQREAECRLVHGVIRISTRKGKRNKNSNSQAPEPVHQQPRANGGNDRGTLLPDSGNETMTYTFNSSEMEPEVKVSELTQSDELARKMRYYSGRTDSSSSATAYSPYQHDTETDSSGVPLLHVL; via the exons ATGCCTGGCCACAGCACAGGGGCTCCTCAGAAGTCCCGCCATGACAAACAGCACAGGGGACACAGCACCAGGGCTGACGGCTACAAGCAGGGCCACACCATCTCTAGAGACCGCATCGCCAGCCAAGAGTCCTACAAGGACGCCCATGCCGACCACAACACATGGGAACAGTACAATGGCGACCACACCCGTCACTCTGAAGGGCAGCAAGGCCGCAGAGGAGCCCCCTCGACACGACACGTCAACGGGCGGGGGTCAGAGACACTGGGCTTCATCCCTGGCTCAGCAGACTCCCCCCAGAGCACAAATGCATGTGGCTCGTGTGCCTCTATGGGCTGGAGTGGCTGCAAGGCGCTCCTTTGCTGTGTCCTCACCTGTGGCTTCTGTGGCAGCAGggatctctgtctgcctgtcaacAACGAGAGCTCCACGGAACACCCCAGCAAGGCCGACCCTGAGCAGCCCCACCCCCCCAACGGCGTGTCCAAGCCCACCTGCGGCATCCCTCTGGAGTCCAGCATCAAGCCTTCCAAGCAGCCCTCCAAGCTGCCTCCCAGTGACAGCTTCCGCTACAAGGACGTCCGCATCGGGGGCCAGACGGTGGTCTATCCCACATCATCGTCGGGCCCCAAGCGGACGCGTACGGGCGGAAAGGGCGACAGCCAGCGTCCCGTCAGCAACACCAGCACCATCTACTCCCGGGAGGACCTGGATCTGGACGACCTGAGAGACAGCGGCACGGACATTGACTCGCTCATCACTAAGAAACTTCTAGAGCTCTACGCGCTGCACCAGATCGACCAACTGGCCAAGTGCACGTCTGACTCGTCGTTCTCAAGGAAGACCAATGAGATCAGCGAGCTGATCTGCAGCATTGCTCAGGACTACAACCTGGAGCAGCGGGAGGCAGAGTGCAGGCTGGTGCACGGCGTCATCCGCATCAGCACGCGCAAAGGCAAGAGGAACAAAAACTCCAACTCCCAGGCCCCGGAGCCAGTGCACCAGCAGCCGCGAGCAAACGGGGGGAACGACCGAGGGACCCTCCTTCCTGACAGTGGCAATGAAACAATGACGTACACCTTTAACAGCAGTGAGA TGGAGCCTGAGGTGAAAGTGTCAGAGCTGACACAGTCGGACGAACTAGCCAGGAAGATGAGGTACTACAGTGGAAGAA CTGACTCCTCCAGCTCAGCTACAGCCTACTCTCCCTACCAGCATGACACAGAGACGGACTCGTCAGGGGTCCCACTGCTGCACGTCCTCTGA